One genomic window of Bradyrhizobium sp. B124 includes the following:
- a CDS encoding cobalt-precorrin-6A reductase — protein MMRALILGGTADANSLAVAIARAGIDAVYSYSGRTAAPAEQPLPTRIGGFGGVSGLADYLRREGITHVIDATHPFAAEMSRNAIAACARTATPLLALERAPWNKTSGDRWIEVADIVSAVAALPDSRANVFLAIGRQHIAPFGARPQHAYTLRFVDPPDETLPLPGADVIVSRGPFTLDSELEMMRARAIAWIVARNSGGGGARAKIDVARALGLPVIMITRPLLPERPRVESVSEVMAWLGHRTCLGA, from the coding sequence ATGATGCGCGCCCTGATCCTGGGCGGAACGGCCGACGCCAATTCGCTCGCCGTTGCGATCGCCCGCGCAGGGATCGACGCAGTCTATTCCTATAGCGGGCGCACCGCCGCTCCTGCCGAACAACCTCTGCCGACCCGGATCGGCGGCTTCGGTGGCGTCAGCGGTCTTGCCGACTATCTGCGTCGCGAAGGCATCACGCATGTGATCGACGCGACGCATCCCTTCGCGGCCGAGATGAGCCGCAACGCGATCGCCGCCTGCGCGCGAACCGCAACGCCGCTGCTCGCGCTCGAACGTGCGCCCTGGAACAAGACGTCCGGCGATCGCTGGATCGAGGTTGCGGATATCGTATCGGCAGTCGCGGCCCTGCCGGACAGCCGCGCCAACGTGTTCCTTGCCATCGGCCGCCAGCACATCGCGCCCTTCGGCGCCCGGCCGCAGCATGCCTATACGTTGCGTTTCGTCGACCCGCCCGACGAGACGCTGCCATTGCCCGGTGCCGACGTCATCGTCTCGCGCGGCCCATTCACGCTCGACAGCGAGCTCGAGATGATGCGTGCGCGCGCTATCGCGTGGATCGTCGCCCGCAATTCCGGCGGAGGTGGCGCGCGCGCCAAGATCGACGTCGCCCGCGCGCTTGGCCTTCCCGTCATCATGATCACGCGGCCGCTGCTGCCCGAGCGGCCGCGGGTCGAAAGCGTGAGCGAGGTGATGGCATGGCTCGGTCATCGGACCTGCCTCGGCGCATAG